Part of the Methanobacteriaceae archaeon genome, ATAAATTAAGTAATGCACTGGGAAAGGCCATAAACAATAAAGTAAAAACCGCACCACTAAATAAAACTATCTTAAAAGAAGTACTAATTGTATATTTTACTCCAAAATAATCCTTTTCTTGGAAGTAAATGGAAACTATAGGTGACATGGCCTGTGATGTTCCAATCAAAAACATATAAACAATAAATAAACTATTATAAAAAACAGCAAAGGCGGTCAAACCAGGCTTACCAATTACCATAGAGATTAGAATATTTATCAAAAATAGTTTAAGAGTTAAAAATAGCTGCAATGAAGCCGGAGGAAAACCAATTTTTATTATATCTCCTAGGGCATATAATTTACATTTTGTTAATGATAGTAAACGCATTGTTCTTTCTTTAGAGAAGAAATACTGCATTATGAATATAGTTCCCACAGCATAACCAGATATTGTAGCTAAAGCCGCTCCTTGTATATCCATTCCCAGAACTAATATATAAAATAAGTCCAGTATCAAATTAACCACATTGGCTATTAAAAGAGCATAAAAAGATAGACGAGGTTTTCCATCGGCACGTATAAAGTAAGCGATACCCATTAATACAAATAATAATGGGGATCCCAACAAATAAACTCCTAGGAATCTTTTAACCAGAAATGCTAGCTGAGGATTACTAGTAAGAGCAGCAACTAAATTATCTAAAAACAGCAAGCTTATAATCGAAAATAATACCCCAATAGCAATTAAAAATATCAGAGAAACCGTGAAATACATATTACTCTTTTCTTCATCCCTTTCTGCCTTAGCCACTGCTGCAAGAAGTGATCCTCCTAAACCAACCATCCAATAAATAAGATTAATAAAAGTGATTATAGGTGCAATTAGGGCCATAGCTGAAATATTAGCTGGGCCCAAGGTGTTACCTACAATTAGAGTATCCATAAAGGTACTGATGTTCATGGCCATGGACATGAGTAGAGTGGGTAAGAAAAACTCCTTAAATTTAGCTGATACTAATTTATAATTTCTTTCATACATGTTTAATCCTCAATCAAAGAAATTCATCTCTTTTAGATATTTTATAAACATTATAAGATACTCATCACTAATTAAAGGCCATTTATAACCTAATCGATATAAAATTTGGATGGTGTAATTATTAACCACCTGGACAAGACCTCTTCCTTCACCTTTACCCATACCCATTGCAGTTACCAGTCCCGATATGGCATCCTGTTTAGTTTCATCTTCCCGGGCCACAGCAAAAGCTTTTTCAAATTTTTCATCTTCTGCTCCAGATATATTAAAACCCATCTCATTCATCATCTCTATGATATCACCAATGTAGATCTGGTGATTATTGTATAAATGGAAGACAATACATTCATGGGGAGTTTTAC contains:
- a CDS encoding MATE family efflux transporter, producing MYERNYKLVSAKFKEFFLPTLLMSMAMNISTFMDTLIVGNTLGPANISAMALIAPIITFINLIYWMVGLGGSLLAAVAKAERDEEKSNMYFTVSLIFLIAIGVLFSIISLLFLDNLVAALTSNPQLAFLVKRFLGVYLLGSPLLFVLMGIAYFIRADGKPRLSFYALLIANVVNLILDLFYILVLGMDIQGAALATISGYAVGTIFIMQYFFSKERTMRLLSLTKCKLYALGDIIKIGFPPASLQLFLTLKLFLINILISMVIGKPGLTAFAVFYNSLFIVYMFLIGTSQAMSPIVSIYFQEKDYFGVKYTISTSFKIVLFSGAVFTLLFMAFPSALLNLFGVSDPVDMIVGINAIRILSLSIIGTAITFLMLFYTQAIQQKGLSFFISITQGLLIPVTSAYILAPLIGVDGIWISFLIAELGTIIMIYLTTKIIAKRSQGKYSGFFLLGNHDDAPVMDVTIGNSVEEVVGLSEKLINFATANGVDEKIALRIGMTMEEMAINTINYNQNKIDNMDILSRIGDDEITIAFKDSGIEFNPSNFSSAEEQSFENIAVLQKMADDISYARVIGLNSTVISIKR